The following proteins come from a genomic window of Lycium ferocissimum isolate CSIRO_LF1 chromosome 4, AGI_CSIRO_Lferr_CH_V1, whole genome shotgun sequence:
- the LOC132051559 gene encoding ras-related protein RABH1e — protein sequence MAVVSPLAKYKLVFLGDQSVGKTSIITRFMYDKFDTTYQATIGIDFLSKTMYLEDRTVRLQLWDTAGQERFRSLIPSYIRDSSVAVIVYDVSNRQSFLNTSKWIEEVRTERGSDVIIVLVGNKTDLVDKRQVSTEEGDAKSREFGVMYIETSAKAGFNIKPLFRKIAAALPGMETLSSTKQEDMVDVNLKPTTNTSQTEQQGGGCAC from the exons ATGGCGGTGGTGTCGCCATTAGCAAAGTACAAGTTGGTGTTTTTGGGAGATCAATCTGTGGGCAAAACAAGCATCATTACTCGCTTCATGTACGATAAATTCGACACCACTTATCAG GCTACCATTGGTATTGATTTTTTATCAAAGACAATGTACCTTGAAGATCGAACAGTTCGCTTGCAGCTCTG GGATACTGCTGGTCAAGAAAGATTTAGAAGTCTTATTCCAAGCTACATTAGAGATTCTTCTGTTGCTGTAATTGTATATGATGTTTCCA ACCGCCAATCATTTCTGAACACTTCAAAGTGGATTGAGGAAGTACGCACTGAACGAGGCAGTGATGTCATTATTGTTCTTGTCGGGAACAAAACTGATCTTGTTGATAAAAG GCAAGTTTCTACAGAAGAAGGAGATGCTAAGTCTCGTGAATTCGGAGTAATGTATATAGAAACCAGTGCTAAAGCGGGATTCAATATCAAG CCTTTGTTCCGAAAGATTGCTGCCGCCTTACCAGGGATGGAAACACTTTCATCCACAAAACAGGAAGATATGGTTGACGTTAATTTGAAGCCTACCACAAATACATCCCAAACAGAGCAGCAAGGGGGAGGTTGCGCATGCTAG
- the LOC132051560 gene encoding uncharacterized protein LOC132051560, with translation MGSRLGRRVVNFANIPIKLLMPSSFSNITEISLKTIPSASKIEIKRVLESLYGFEVEKVQTLNMDGKKKKRGGLLIAKPDYKKAYVTLKNPLSISRDLFPIRVIEEEKKNMSKKSKSSSIVEDDEPKKMHWLDEKKDGRNRSPMRFNRGPGRDRVGERLDVGRERHGVRRDVGAAAAAKFPWSSMRSYASR, from the exons ATGGGAAGTAGATTGGGAAGAAGAGTAGTAAACTTTGCGAATATTCCAATAAAACTGTTAATGCCTTCCTCTTTCTCCAACATCACTGAGATCTCCCTCAAAACCATCCCTTCTGCTTCCAAG ATTGAGATAAAAAGGGTTTTGGAGTCTCTGTACGGGTTTGAAGTTGAAAAGGTCCAAACCCTCAACATGgatggaaagaagaagaagagaggtgGGCTGTTAATTGCTAAACCAGACTACAAAAAAGCTTACGTTACTCTTAAGAATCCATTGTCTATATCGCGGGACCTTTTCCCTATCCGAGTGATCGAAGAGGAAAAGAAGAATATGAGCAAGAAATCTAAGTCTAGCAGCATTGTTGAGGATGATGAACCTAAAAAGATGCATTGGCTTGACGAGAAGAAAGATGGAAGGAATCGGTCACCTATGAGATTCAATCGTGGCCCTGGCCGTGACCGTGTTGGAGAACGTTTGGATGTTGGCCGCGAACGTCATGGAGTACGTCGGGATGTTGGTGCTGCTGCAGCAGCAAAGTTCCCTTGGAGCAGTATGAGGTCTTATGCTTCTAGGTAG